One Paenibacillus sp. FSL H7-0737 DNA segment encodes these proteins:
- a CDS encoding glycosyltransferase family 4 protein yields the protein MNLLQALFFPPEQPGGVSSMIPYLQERFRSSRWEMDLFWLPKRIRNKGHEEVIFETFDWTQFGESQIVQKYIQTYRDYLWWTKLRMSKTYDLIHSHHPIAGLAMKKVFPNTPLIQTLHSSYERELILNGAISEGGLEHQFLVSLYRELEHVSDRLMTVSQAFAEYVAPYILDPSNIGVIPNGFDEKRFKPVPHDNAVPQLVTVTRLVPAKGIDTLLKACAELKNRGHEYVLHIIGDGPSRADLENMAKQLGIYNETIFYGYTLHPEEFMPFFDIFVLPSRAEAFGSVFAEAALSCLALVGTNVGGIPEQIEDGVNGLLVSPDDEIALADALEKVISDPAYRYELSRSAWDKAKSLYSLTRVANELKKTYLQYPSGTKG from the coding sequence ATGAATTTGCTGCAAGCGCTCTTCTTCCCGCCGGAGCAACCCGGTGGTGTATCATCCATGATCCCTTATCTTCAGGAAAGGTTCCGTTCAAGCCGCTGGGAGATGGATTTGTTTTGGTTACCTAAGCGGATTCGCAACAAGGGACATGAAGAAGTCATATTCGAGACCTTTGATTGGACCCAGTTTGGGGAAAGTCAGATCGTTCAGAAATATATTCAGACCTACCGTGATTATCTATGGTGGACTAAACTACGAATGAGCAAGACATATGATCTTATCCATTCCCATCATCCAATTGCTGGTTTAGCAATGAAAAAAGTATTTCCAAATACTCCGTTAATTCAAACCTTACATTCCAGTTATGAGCGAGAGCTGATTCTGAATGGAGCTATTTCTGAAGGTGGGCTGGAACATCAGTTTCTAGTTTCGCTATACCGCGAACTTGAGCATGTTAGTGATCGGTTAATGACTGTGTCGCAAGCTTTTGCAGAGTATGTGGCGCCTTATATTCTAGATCCTTCTAATATAGGAGTAATACCGAATGGTTTTGATGAGAAAAGGTTTAAGCCAGTCCCGCATGACAACGCTGTACCACAGCTAGTGACTGTGACTCGTCTAGTTCCAGCCAAAGGAATTGATACTTTACTCAAGGCCTGTGCTGAGCTTAAAAATCGCGGCCATGAATATGTACTGCATATTATTGGAGATGGACCTTCCCGTGCGGATTTGGAAAACATGGCTAAACAATTAGGGATTTATAATGAAACGATTTTTTATGGATATACGCTCCATCCGGAAGAATTCATGCCTTTCTTTGATATTTTCGTGCTGCCTTCTCGGGCGGAGGCCTTCGGATCGGTGTTTGCAGAAGCAGCGCTTAGCTGCTTGGCTTTAGTTGGGACGAATGTAGGCGGGATACCGGAGCAGATTGAAGATGGTGTGAATGGCCTGCTCGTCAGTCCTGATGATGAGATTGCTCTTGCTGACGCTTTAGAGAAGGTGATATCTGATCCGGCTTATCGTTATGAGCTTTCTCGTTCAGCTTGGGATAAAGCGAAAAGCTTGTATTCGCTGACTCGTGTCGCTAATGAACTTAAAAAGACATACTTACAGTATCCCTCAGGAACAAAGGGGTGA
- a CDS encoding metallophosphoesterase family protein: MIPFRFLHAADLHLDSRFAGLAHISPAIRSYLRESTFAALGRLVRVAIQENVDFIVISGDVYDVSDASLQGQLRFQEALKELGQQGIHVFLIHGNHDPLDGLRLTTEMPRHVTVFGGEKPDLATAYRRKDGQEVAIVSGISYPTAKVTDNTAVTFSRKPGSRLFHIAMLHGNVDGDLLHETYSPCSRRDLIERGFDYWALGHIHKRSVLHEKPAIIYPGNIQGRSIKETGPKGCYVVDVDEAGSATPQFHDLDYVRWQVRDLSIEGLSHEAEWIQRVEQVIDDIREELPELMSVVRFRLIGRGDVHKVLAEKGAVEDLLSELQRREAVRAERKDYKGLVWVEGFAVESGLAIDRERLLEEDSFLGEMLRITERTEHSAEALEELINSALKPLMENQELRQLLSVTSQEEKLSWLRSAAEQGITMLGGMEGAPEDEN; this comes from the coding sequence ATGATTCCATTTCGATTTCTACATGCTGCTGACTTACATCTGGATAGCCGATTTGCTGGGCTGGCGCATATTTCGCCAGCCATTCGTTCTTATTTACGTGAGTCGACCTTCGCCGCCCTTGGGCGGCTTGTCCGCGTTGCCATCCAAGAGAATGTTGATTTTATCGTCATCAGTGGAGATGTATACGATGTTTCTGACGCTTCTTTACAGGGCCAACTGCGATTTCAGGAAGCACTCAAGGAACTGGGTCAGCAAGGAATACACGTGTTTCTGATCCATGGCAACCATGATCCACTAGACGGATTGCGTCTGACTACAGAAATGCCCAGGCATGTTACCGTGTTTGGAGGAGAGAAGCCAGATCTCGCCACGGCTTACCGTCGCAAAGATGGTCAAGAAGTAGCTATTGTTAGTGGAATCTCCTATCCGACTGCGAAAGTTACGGACAACACTGCAGTGACCTTTTCTCGAAAGCCTGGCAGCCGTCTGTTTCATATTGCTATGCTGCATGGGAATGTAGACGGTGATTTGCTGCACGAGACGTATTCTCCTTGCAGTCGCAGGGACCTAATCGAACGGGGTTTTGATTATTGGGCACTTGGACATATTCATAAACGCAGTGTATTGCATGAAAAACCGGCGATTATATACCCGGGCAATATACAAGGACGTAGCATTAAGGAAACCGGACCAAAAGGTTGTTATGTTGTGGATGTTGATGAGGCTGGAAGTGCCACGCCCCAGTTTCATGATCTTGATTATGTTCGCTGGCAGGTACGGGATCTGTCCATTGAGGGATTGAGTCATGAAGCGGAATGGATACAAAGGGTGGAGCAGGTGATTGACGATATCAGGGAGGAACTCCCGGAGCTGATGTCAGTGGTCAGATTTCGTCTGATTGGACGCGGGGACGTACATAAAGTATTAGCTGAAAAAGGAGCGGTAGAGGATCTGCTGTCTGAACTCCAGCGCCGTGAGGCGGTACGGGCTGAGCGTAAAGATTATAAAGGACTTGTCTGGGTGGAAGGATTCGCTGTAGAATCCGGGTTAGCTATTGACCGTGAACGGTTATTAGAGGAGGATAGCTTTCTTGGAGAAATGCTGCGAATTACAGAGCGTACGGAACATTCAGCAGAAGCGCTTGAAGAATTAATAAACAGTGCGCTTAAGCCGCTCATGGAGAATCAGGAGCTGCGACAGCTGCTCTCGGTGACAAGTCAAGAGGAGAAGTTAAGTTGGCTTCGTAGTGCAGCAGAACAGGGAATCACAATGCTCGGTGGAATGGAGGGTGCTCCAGAAGATGAGAATTGA